A window of bacterium genomic DNA:
GAATAATTCCCGGTGTCTCCCCCTGGAGTCACTTCCTGTTGCAGAGAAGCTCGATGGGAAGCGACTTCGGCGTCCTTGCCTCATGTTGATTTTTGGATTTGTAGTGGTCATTTTGTCCAAAGTCCAAATTATAGTAGTCGTATCCGACTCATTTACAAATCCATCTCCGTTGGCATCAACATAAGTGGCTTCAGAGTTGTTCCAGACCGGCACTGTCCGAGCAGACCAGAGGTTAGCGTACCACCATCGAATGACGCGACGATGCTCACTCCACCAGCCCGATCCATTAATCCCAGAATAATTATATCTGGCTGGTCCATGCCTCAACCAATAAGACGCTATCGGGAGCATATCAATTTCATTGACTGTCCTATCGTTGTTGGTATCACCCGGCCATACAGTAACATTTTCCGCTGGCTTTCCTCCTTCACGGGAAAAGTGAAAAGACATATCATGTCCTTCGTACTTCAAAGGGCGGCCCCTATAATACCATGTTCTACCAGACCATCGAGAGCCTCGACTTATTTCGGTTATCTTTATACCGGGATCAGATCCATCATACAACCTGGCAGTAAAAGAAGTGGTGTTTGTTGAGCCAGAAAAAGGGTCACCGGCATGGGCCGTTGGATGCAGTGGATCGGGATCCAATTCCCCATCAGCACAGACCAATTCAACACGATAATGTCCACTTTCATTTCCTCAACCTACATTTAAATCAATATGCCAGATTAGAATGCCCTCACCCGGAAGGTCTTGATCATATCCGCTTCGTTGTCGATATTCTAATAGAAAATATTCATTAGGCTTACTGGTAGAAATGCGATATATGCTCCCATAATCCTTGATTTCAGCCGCTTTGATAATTCGATTCCCTGATTGATCTAATTCTATCGGTGTAGCCCATCCCAGTTTGACTTTTGAATATGCACAAAGATGGCTATAAGGTGTCCCATGAATTTCTGCCCCGGACATTAGCCCCCATCTGCCAATGTCTCCAATAGTACCTTTTACGAAAACCGACGAATACATATCTAACAATCCCAACAGATGACCAAATTCATGAGCAACCAATGCAAGCTCACGACTCGGACGCATATATACATACCAATCAAGCTTCTTTCCAGTCCCTGAAATTTCAGTTTCAGCAGGCTTTACCCCTTCGAGTT
This region includes:
- a CDS encoding dockerin type I domain-containing protein encodes the protein MSFHFSREGGKPAENVTVWPGDTNNDRTVNEIDMLPIASYWLRHGPARYNYSGINGSGWWSEHRRVIRWWYANLWSARTVPVWNNSEATYVDANGDGFVNESDTTTIIWTLDKMTTTNPKINMRQGRRSRFPSSFSATGSDSRGRHRELF